The sequence AGTAAATGTTGCTGAATGAAGCTTGGTAAATATTATTGGACGGGTAGGAACGGTACTATCATAGTCTGTATTGAAGGTTTTATCTGAAAGTAGCAACTTCCTAATTAGaccacacaatacatagtgcTAGATTAGCTTCCATTCTGTTGTCACATTTATCAAATAGAGAAGCTCAGATACTTATATGATTGGTGCCTTAAAATGTGCGATCAATACGTAAATCTATTCTTTCTTTGTAAGAGATATAAAGGAGGCTGGATTAATAGCGGTAAATCACTGCTTCCTGAGTTTAAGAAACATGTCCAAGGCAATTTGCCTACGGAGAACGGGACTTGTTAAACTGCGTAATGCAGGGATGGGCAACCTAATTCCACTTGAGGGGTCTCACATACCCCATAGTCTTAGAAATAAGGTAAAATAATACATTccatcaaagaaagagacaaatctgtaataatatatcagcagacaTTATAAACGTATCTGACATCAAGGAGGAAAGGAGCTGAGAGAATAGATGAAGGTTTGAAGGTCGTCAGTCCATCACTGGCCTAATGAGTAGCAAATGCTTGATGAGCAGTAATTTAACTTTTCAGGACGTGAATTAACCAAGTGTTTAACCTGATGTAAAGTACTCTGACTTCTATCAATAACAAAATATGTTACACTATAACCATTACCACATGTAATACATTAACATATAAATCTTCAGCATCTGcttgttaaaacaaaacacagctTATTCTAGTTCTGCTTCCACAAATATATAACATGGACAATACTTTCTCTCGTACAGCAAGTGATTGGATTTGTACCATAGCTCTGTCCTGAATGGAAGATGGACATGTGACTCtataccagggttgtccaacccgcggcccagcccgcctgcaaatgtggcccagcggttgtgacaagggggcagcgctgttaatgaaaaaaatatcctgcaaagaaaaaaaaaaaagaaaatacttaccttgcggtcacgtcagctggcgctccggctccctccctggtctcctcctccgtgcggtgctcgcagtgaatgtcaggggtgacgtcatcacacccgacatccattgcgtagcgcagcacagaggagtcacccgcgcgaactatcagcagcagtgaaagattatccagtatcttattgttgttactctgaatttggactttctgcaccatgcagttatgaactagctgtgttctctgtatgtatctaatataaatattaagagatgattgtgtttttaatattttaaaccattttaaatgtgcagtgctgagtagggtgaaattatcacccactgttaccctcatcggaggctgctccatgagccatttttcccgccaccttatcattaaatctctgtagatttctattagtcctcctgatgctcctatatcggtgaccatttcaaactggtcaataaaaaaaatgattcatgggtgcagaaagagaggaaaaaaagtttggcatttaattccccgaaccccactatggggcagatgcaggtaagttaaattgcagctggtaatgggactactgctttaatcatgattctgcaacaggtttcctaactcttactaacttcatttccaagtaagtttaatatgttaactatgttttctatggttttttcgatgatcagctatcgttagtgttagtgtattttatgtgcggcccaaaccaactcgtcgtcttccaatgtggcccagggaagctaaaaggttggacacccctggtctatacCAAGCAATTGCCACTTCCCTAATACTAGAATCCTTTTAAAaggacatatagggcctgagtcaataaggagagcaaagcaaaaaaaaaaaaggagtaaatttgctcctggaaaagccatgttacaatacaaggggtgcagattactttattgttttgcacataagaatcctggctgcttttcatgtagcacacaaatacttactagctttatttttacaatggaatttaaagttgatctaggaaatgccctgcccagctataaatctgtccccacattttaaatttacctccccctccaatgcaacatagttttgccaaggtgcaaagttacttcttttttatgctgtaATCTCCTTAATGCTCAGGCCCATAAAGTCTCCATTGATCATGTATGTATAATTCGCACAATCATAATGTTTAATCTTGATCGATGAATATATTCTAACATCACCGATCCTGTAACTATATTGGAACAGGAAGAGACGCCATTTTTCAATCATTGAGAATACATTTTGCTGCTAAATAAAATAATGGTTAAACAAATGTTTGCTCAAACCTCTTTGTtgatgatatatacatacataattatGAAATGAAAATGCACGGGCTTTAGAAGAATACAGCCCTGATTATTGAAATATGTTATATCATAAATAGATCTATGATTGTACATATTTGCTATATATGTTGTGTCTAAATGTACTTGTGTATGATAAAAATCATGTACGATTCTGTCATCTCTGTAACCAAACTCGGTTAATTTGACCCTTTGAGCAGGTAGTTTAAATGTCTTCTTACTACCCAAAATCACCACTGCTTTCTGAGGAAGTGAGAGAGACACTCACGAAATGCGTTACACAGTGCAGTACATTACCAGGAGACTTCCACAATTAAGGTGACAACTTTGTCATCCTAAAGCTTGAACCATCTGTGAATCAGGAGAACATCCCTGGACTTTTATCTTGCACCAATGCTAAAAGCCCTGTTGATACTGTGAGTACAATCACATATTACTGTACAGCAATGCTTTAAGTATTTTATGTTGTAGAATAATAAATACCTTGGAAATGAAGATTGTTGAGATTTcaatttgctacattcagaaagTTGTTGCCGAGTGGTGTACTtcatacaatattacactatatattgcTACTTGTTTCCTTATATATCCACTTAGAGGAATAATCACAATATAGGAATAGAAACATCAAACTCCTGTTAATGGGTTTTTGTTCCCCTGAAAATCTCACCGGACacagataaatatattttattatcactttttgGGGAAATTAATTTCTATATACATTCTGCATTACATATTTGTTTCTTTtcacataataaataaatcttagctATCCGGATGACAGATACACAACGAAACGCTCCTACACACATTCATTTGCACTCTATTAGGTGAGCAGCACattcattgttttttaatttgagatttgtaaaaaaaataaacccaataCACATTATATGGCTTTCTCACTCTGTACCAAGGGATCTCTTCTGCTGTGAGAAGGTGACACACCAATAACTGTGCTGAAGACTTCATCAGGTCTCCAGACTCTCACCACAACAGGTGACGTTCTTATCTCTCCCAGATCTGGATTCTGGAAGGGGAAATCCAATGCTCCATCTAGAGCATAAATGGGTGACTGATGTCAGGTTACAGACAATCCTCCTCTACAAGTCACATTGCTTGGATTCTACTGGCACTGGTGGGCTGTTATCAGGAAGGTTACAGACCAGATCCGACCTTTCTAAATCCCCCCTTGTGGACATCCATTTAATATATCAGAACAACAAATACAAGTGTGAACATCTTTATTATGAAGCAGCAATGTCATGATCAAGAATATTGCATTTTGTTCAGGACATTAGTAGCCCCATTAAAAGTTTGGCACAGGTCCAGTTGCTGTCATGTTTCTCTACTGAAACCCATCATCTTACATCCATTGCCTGCTCGTATACTGCCTCTTCCAGATTGTGTTCAAGTTTAGCAACATGACGGGTTCTCATATGAAGATTTAATTCACCTATTGTGTAAAACTGACTTTAATATTTCCACCTCGACCGTTGAGAGAATTCCACCGAAACCCAACCATGAGAACGTCACGGAGAAGGTCGATACTGTAGAAATGTTATCTGACATTTCCCCTAGCAGCCACTAGTGGCCGCCACTTGTTCTTTACCAATATTGCCAGTATTACATTAGAATAATCCACCTTGCTTCCTGTATAAATAGGCACTTCCGGTAAAGACTTCGAGTACCTTATTTGTTTTGCTCCTGATACCTGAACCCGTTTATTCCCTGTTACTGTGTATGACCCAGCTTACTCCTTACTACCTGCTCTGTGTGCTGACTTTTCCCTGTGACAACCTGGCGTACTTTGTGTGCTGCCCCAGTTACATCAGAGCATCTGCTACTCTTTGCAACTAGTTTATATTTGAATACTGTCAAGTTGCCGTCAGTAAACTGACTGTCTGAAATTAGCTCTATCAGAAACTTATTTTTGTTGAATACAGAAAGAGAAAGTTAAATCTGTTATGGATTATTTGTCACATGAGTTTGGATATTTAATTTAGGACCTATGAGGATTAGATGATTGTTAGTTTATGTCCTGATACATAAAAGCACAGGTTAGAAAGAGTGtcctttttctttttcacatcATTGTAATAAACAGAACTTTTAACTATAATTTCATTAAGTGCAAAGTTATGTATTAAAAATGTCTATTACATGTAGAAGAAACATTTTAATCtgtaaaacaattacatttttcccGACTCCAGAATGTAAAAGCCTAACAGTTCAATTCGCCTTCACATCCGAAATGTCACTCTGTCTTGTGTTGTAGATTCCTCTAGTAGCTACTGCATTATCATGAGTAATGAGTCATATTGTGTTAGCTAGTTAAATGGTTTCATTGAAATATAGCAGGATGTCACTTCCATAATACTGGATCCACCTAGTCTACAAGCAGATGTTGTATGATAAAGACAACTGAAGAAGATTAAGCTCTTGGAAGATGTTTCACAAGCTCTTCCACCGTGAATATACAGAAGGAAATCTTCTCACAAGCATCCACACCACACTCAAACAAGCAGCCAAAGGCATGCATGCTCTGGCAGACTGCTAGGTCTGAATACCCGCTAGGGCCTTTATTAATGACCCATGGGTGTTTCCATGTGGATTGAACCAGTGGAGTTTTATTTACGTAGACACCTAAGTCGACCCTTTTCCTGTTGCTGGTTGGATGGGAGTAAATAAGCCAGGACAGAACACTTTCCTCCAGACCTGATTCCTTGGAATGGTTTGTGCCATCATTTTCATCTGTTTGTGTGTCCATCTCCCTGGGCTGGTAGCTCACCACACTTCCCTGACAGCCATGGGGTGGTTCACATAGGTTTTTGCAATAGTGGGAGTTACCAAATTCCAGGAATTGAGGGCTACTTGTGGCTTCCACACGGTAATGTTTGCTGGTTCGAGCGCTGCAGTACAACAGACCAGAACCATTACTATGGGCCACCTCTGCCACCTCACACTCACCCGTCTGCTGCTTCCACAACATGCTACCTTTGTGCCAGCTCTTACCGTGGTCATCACTGTAGAAGAGAAAAGAATGAGGCTTAGTTTTCCATGGTATAGGCAGGCCACAGACATGGGAGTGAATATAATAGAGATATGCCGGCACAATTAGCTTGCCAGATTGAGACTGGATCCCATGTCCTGGACCCACTGCCACAGTGGCACAATTCTTGAGGTCATCCCCTAAAACTTCCTCCGTCACATCAGTTGGCTGGCTCCAAGATTTGCCATGGTCTGTGCTGGTGACAAAGCAGAGTCGAGACGCGTTTCTGCCAGTTAGAATCTGAAACCTTTCTGAGCAGTTTGTTCGAACACAGATGAAGAAAAGGAAAATTGTGCCACTGTTGGCATCATATAATGGGCAGGGATTCATGGTGCGATGGCCAGGTAACTTGGCATGTCTCACCGCAATAACGTTTTCCCACTGGAGAGG is a genomic window of Mixophyes fleayi isolate aMixFle1 chromosome 2, aMixFle1.hap1, whole genome shotgun sequence containing:
- the NEU3 gene encoding sialidase-3; amino-acid sequence: MSGSGVRPGAAGMAGPESPNLVTLFQQEPSGVTYRIPALLYIEQPSIFLAFSEKRLSSNDHDALYLVMRRGVQTHGTVHWENVIAVRHAKLPGHRTMNPCPLYDANSGTIFLFFICVRTNCSERFQILTGRNASRLCFVTSTDHGKSWSQPTDVTEEVLGDDLKNCATVAVGPGHGIQSQSGKLIVPAYLYYIHSHVCGLPIPWKTKPHSFLFYSDDHGKSWHKGSMLWKQQTGECEVAEVAHSNGSGLLYCSARTSKHYRVEATSSPQFLEFGNSHYCKNLCEPPHGCQGSVVSYQPREMDTQTDENDGTNHSKESGLEESVLSWLIYSHPTSNRKRVDLGVYVNKTPLVQSTWKHPWVINKGPSGYSDLAVCQSMHAFGCLFECGVDACEKISFCIFTVEELVKHLPRA